A region of the Conyzicola lurida genome:
CGTCGGCGGGGGCGTTGCCGCCCCAGGTGCCGTTGGTGCGGTCCATGATGATGTACTCGGCACCCGGGTTGCCCGGATTGCCGAGCCAGAACACCGTCGTGTCGGGCACGAGGTAGTGCATCAGCGCGATGTCGGCCTCGACCGTCGCGCCGTCGGGGATGACGTCCATCGCCTCGTACGCCTGCTCCGCGCGCGCCGGCGGGGTGAAGGTCTCGGGTTTGACCAGCGCGCCGAGCGCCTGGCTCGGCAGCAGCATGATGGCGACGGTGACCACCACGGCAGGCACCGCCTGCGCGTACGACCGCATCCACGGCAGCCGGCTGACCCGCCCGCTGCGAACCGCGTCGACGAGCGCGAGGTACAGCACCGGCATCAGCACCGCGCTGTAGTGCCAGCCCGGCCCCCAGTAGCCCTCGTTGGTCGAGACGAAACGCCAGGCGAGAGTCGGAACCATGATCAGCACGAGCGGCGAGCGCAGCGCGAGGCCGGCGCAGGCGAGCAGCAACAGCCCGACGGTCTCGTAGCGCTTGCTGGGCAGCACGAAGTCGAGGATCGCCTGGCCCAGCGGCTTGAACTCCTCGGTCGTCGAGAGCCCGTAGGCGTAGTGACCTCCCGTATTCAGAAGGGGCAGGATGACGACGAGCGCGAGTATCAGCCAGCCGACGCCCCAGCCGACGAGCGCGAAACCGAGCTTCGCCCCGGCCTTCCAGACGAGGTAGCCGCCGATGAATGCGACGGTCAGCCCGAGGTCTTCTTTCACGAATACGAGCGGCGCGGCCCAGAGTGCCGCGGCACGCCAACGCTGCTCGAGAATCGCCTCGAGGCTCAGCGCCAGCAGCGGCAGCGCGAACGCGATCTCGTGGAACTGCACGTCGACGGCCGCCTGCAGCCCCCAGCTCAGGGCGTAGGACGTGCCGATCAGGGCACCGGGCCCGCGGCCGAGAGCGCGCGTCGCGGCGCGGGTGACGACGAAGGCGGAGACGCCGATGAGCACGTTCTGCACGATCAACAGGGTGAAAGCCGAGGGGAAGACCGCGAACACCGGTCCGAGCAGCACGAGCAGCGGGTGGAAGTGGTCGCCGAGCAGGTTGAAGCCGTCGCCCTTGATCGGCACGATCGGCGCCTCGAACCGCGAGTAGGCCTTGGCCAGTTCGGTAAAGATGCCGAGGTCCCACGACGGGGACTTCAGCGTGATCCACTGCGAGTACGACAGCACGGAGTACAGGGCCGTGGTGACGGCCGCGACGACCCACGCGGCCGGCGGTTGCGCCCTCAGCGCCTCGGCACCGCGCTCGAGACGCACGCGCTGGCGGATGTCGGTGAGGGTCGGCACGTGTGGAACTCTAGCCGAGCGGCGTTACCGTGGAGCCACGCGAATCTGGAGGCGACAATGTTGACCGAGCACCGAGGCATCTCCCCCGCCGTCGACCCCGACGCCTACGTGGCGCCCACCGCCGTGCTGGTCGGGGACGTGCGTGTCGCCGCGGGCGCCCGCATTCTGCACGGCGCCGTGCTCACGGCCGAGGACGGCCGCGTCGTCGTCGGCCGCAACACCGTGGTGATGGAGAACGCGCTCGTGCGGGGCCGCGCCTCCCACCCCGCGATCATCGGCGACTCCGTGATGGTGGGACCGCACGCCCACGTGAACGGCAGCATCGTGGGCGACGAGGCGTTCGTCGCAACGGGCGCCTCGCTGTTTCCCGGCAGCAGCATCGGCGGCGGGGCGGAGGTACGCATCAACGCCGTCGTGCAGGTCAACACGGTGGTCGCCGCGGGCACGGTCGTTCCGATCGGCTGGGTCGCGGTGGGCGACCCCGCGCAACTCTTCTCGCCCGACCGGCACGACGATATCTGGGCGGTGCAGCGGACGCTCGACTTCCCGGGAACGGTCTACGGCGTCGGACGCGACGCCTCGATGCGCGACATCATGCGCGGGCAGTCCGAGTTCTACGGCGAGCACGCGGACGACCGGCCGGTCTGACCCGCGCGTTGCCACGAATCGACCCATCCGGCGCCGGGATGGGTCGATTTGCGGCAACGCGGGGGCCCAGCGGGGCGGCGGGGCCTGGGCTGGGCAGCGCGCGGCGGCTACCGCGGCACCGCCGCGCGGCCCAGCGCCGCGACGATGACCGCCCGCGCGTCCCGCCCCGAGCGGATCGGCAGCAGCGGATAGACGTGCACGTCGCCGACCCCCTCCTGGAAGTCGAGCTCGACGCCGGCGACGCGGGCCCTCTCTACGAGGAGGTGCGCGTCGGGGTTGAGCACGTCGCGCGTGCCGGAGAACAGGGTGATCGGGCCGAGCCCGGCGAGGTCGCCGGCCAGCGGGCTGACCAGCGGATCGAGCAGGTCGAGGTCGCCGCGCCACTTCTCGGCGAGCACCCGGCCACCCGGTACCCCGAGCCACGGGTCGGTCGGCTGCACCGCGGGGATGCGCGGGTTGCTCCAGGTGAGGTCGAGCGCCGGCGAGATGAGCACCGTGCGGGGAAGCACGACGCCGTGCTCGTCGCGCAACACCTGCGCGACCGACAGCGCGATCTGCCCGCCCGCCGAGTCGCCGGCGATGCTCGCGGAGCCGTACCGCTCGATGCTCTCGCGCACGATCGTGGAGACGCCGGCCGCGGCATCCGTCGCCGTCCCGAACGGCACGAGCGGGTAGATCGGCAGGATCACGGTGGTGTTCGACTCGGCCGCGATCTGGGCCGCGAGCTGCCAGTGCTGCAGCACGATCTGGTTCACCCAGCCGCCGCCGTGCACGTAGACAACGCTGCCGGTCGGTGTTCCCCGCCGTGGCGAGACCGTGTAGACCGGCCAGTCGTGGCCGAGCACGACGTCGACGCGCACGTCGGGGCGCAGCCGGCTCGGCGGCCCGTACGTCGACGGGCGCAGCTCGCGCTCGCGCACTTTGCGATGGGCGCCGGCAGCGCTCACGAAGGTGCGGTTCGCACCGGCCACACGCAGGAAGATCGGCACGAGGCCACGGGGAAGGGTGAGCATTTTTCTCCTCGGTTCCCTCCGGATGCTACCCCCGGGTGCCGCAGAGAAACCCTAGAGCGTCATCCGCCTGCCCACGATCTCGGCCGCGACCTCGGCGATTCCGAGCTGGTTGGCCCGCGCGTGGGCACGGATCAGGGCGAACGCGTCGTCCACCGACACCGACCGCGAGTGCGCGACGACACCCTTCGCCTGCTCGATGAGGATGCGGCTGTTCAGCGCGTTCTGCAGCTGGGCCTGGACAGCTCCGCTCTCGCGCAGAGATCTTTCATGCAGGATGCCGATGGTGGCGACATCGGCGAACGCCTGTGCCGCGATCAGGTCCTGGTCGCTCATCTGGCCGAACTCGCTCTGGAACAGGTTGAGCGTGCCGATCGTCGTCTCGCGCAGCCGCAGCGGCACCGCGTAGACCGCGGCGAATCCCTGCTGCAGCGCGGAGTCGCGGAAGCGCGACCACTCCGGCGGCACCGCGCCGATGTCGGAGACGACCACGAGCTCGCCGATCTCGTAGCTTGTGACGCAGGGCCCGGCCTCGGCCGCGAGCTGCATCATCTCGACGAGCCGGCTGGACTCGCTGGTCGAGGCGATGAGTTCGAGTTCGCCGTCGCTGTTGGCGAGCAGGATGCCCGCGGCGGTCGCACCCAGGAGGTCTCGACAGGTCTCCACCAGCAACTGCAGCAGGTCGACGACGTCGTAGCCGACCACGAGCGTGTCGGCGAGTTTCGCGAACGTCTGGAGCAGCTGGCCCTCACGTGTCTCCGTGCTCATTCGGAGGCCTCGATTCCTGTGCTGCGGACGGAGAAGTTCAGCTCTCCGTTGACGATGTCGGTCGCGACATCCATCATCGACCGGTTGGAGGCGAAGGCGTGGCCCTCGATGACGAGACGGGCGTCGTCGATCGGCACGTCGAGCTGGCTCAGCACCATGCCCGTCGCCTGATGGATGACGCGGCGCGAGAACGCGTTCACCGCTTTGTCTTCGCTGCCGTCGCTGCCGATGCGCATGAGCGCCTGGCGCAGCACCTGACGACTGACGGCATCGGCCATCTCGCTCGCCTGGCGCGATTGGATCGGGGTCAGCTCGGTCGGCCGCTTGGAGTAGAGGTCGACGGCGCCGATCCGCAGCGGGCCGATCACGAGCGGGAAGGCGAAAATGGCGCCGAGCTCGTCGGCGTCGATGGCGCGCGCGAAAGCGGGCCAGCGGCGCGGTGACTGGGTGCGCACGTCGGGCGTCAGCACCGGACGGGCGGTGGTCATGGCGTCCCAGCACGGGCCCTCGCCGAGATCGAACTGCAACTCGTCGAGCCGGGCGGCCTGCGGGTCGCTCGCCGAGAGGGTCTCGCTGCCGAGCAGACGGCCCAGCGTCGAGACGGCCGCGCCGGTCACGGGGAACACGTCGACGAAGGGAAAGGAGAACGACGAGCTGTCGTCCGTCTGCCTGCTCAGGGCATCCATTGCCGCGGGAAAGGAACCATTCACCCGATCCACGTTAGCGGCTCGCGAGCGCGCGAAATAAGGGGGTCGACTCAGCTCACGTGCACGTCGGGACGGCGGGCGCGGTCGGTCTCCGCGCGGCGCAGCACCTCGCGGGTGACGGGCGCCACCTCGCCGGTTCCGGTGATGAGGAACCGGAACATGTTGGAGAGCGGATTGCCCTCCGTCCACTCGAAGTAGATGCCCGGCACGACGCCGGTGAGGTCGCGGATCGCGAGCAGCACCGCGGCCGTCGTGTTGGGCACATTGCCGCTGTTCACCTGCAGCACGCGGTAGCCGTGGCGGATCACGCCGCGCACGACCAGGTCCTCCTCGAAGTTCGACGAGTCGCCCGGGTGCACCTCGAGGAACACCACGGGAGCCCGCGCCGGGATGCCGCTGTCGCGGCGTTCGTCGTGCAGCTTGCGGCGGTACTCGTCTTCGCTGCCCTCGTCCGGCTCGTGCGCGATAACGTGCACCGACCCGTGCTGGTCGCTGTCGGCCGTGACGAACTGCTCGGCGACCTCGTCGAGCTCGACCGAGGTCGCGCGCAGCTGGAACGACCGCTGCACGCGCGACACCAGGGAGACGACGAGGATGCCGAGGATGAACAGGGCCGCGATGCGCACGCCGTCGGGCCGCTCCACCACGTTGACGATGGTCGTGTAGACGAAGACGAGCGCGATGACGGCGAAACCGACCGTGCGCTTGCGCTGCTGCTTGTGCAGCGCCGACAGCGTCACGGCCACCGAGGCCGAGGTGATGAGCACGAGCACGCCGGTGGCGTACGCGCCGCCCTGCGCGTCGACGTCGGCCTGGAAGGCGATCGTGATAGCGAACGCGATCACGGTGAAGACGAGCACGAGCGGCCGCACGGCGCGTGCCCACTGCGGCGCCATGCCGTAGCGCGGCAGGTACCGGGGCACGAGGTTGAGCAGGCCGGCCATCGCCGAGGCGCCGGCAAACCAGAGGATGCAGATAGTGCTCACGTCGTACAGCGTGCCGAAGCCGTCGCCGAGGTAGGCGTGCGCGAGGTAGGCGAGCGCGCGGCCGTTGGCCTCCCCACCCGCCTGGAACTCCTCCTGCGGAATAAGGAACGTGGTGACGATGCTCGACGTGATGAGGAAGGCGCTCATGATGAGCGCGGCCGTCGTGAGAAGGCGCTGGGCGCCGCGGATGCGTCCCTCGGGGTTCGCCTCGGTGTCGCGGGCACCGCCGCGGATCTGCGGCATCACGGCGACCCCGGTCTCGAAGCCGGAGAGCCCGAGCGCGAGCTTGGGGAACACGAGCAGCGCGATGCCGACCATCAGCACGGGGTTGCTGTGCTGCGCGGTGAGGGCGCCCCACCAGTCGTCGACGACGGTGAAATCGGCGCCGATGTGGAAGAACGAGACGACGATCACGACCGCGTTGAGCAGCAGGAACACGGCCACGAGCACGACCGCGATGCTGATGGCCTCCTTGAACCCGCGCAGGAACACCGCGGCGAGCAGCCCGACGAAGACGAGGGTGATGAGCACCTCGTTGCCCTCGAACCACGCGGGGGCGAAGGGGTTCTCGACGGCGTGCGCCGTCGCATCCGCTGCCGACAGGGTGATGGTGATCATGAAGTCGGTCGCGGCGAAGCCGAGCAACACGAGCACGAACAGTTTGCCGCCCCACCAGGGCAACAGCCGCTCGAGCATCGAGATCGACCCCTCGCCACGGAAGCTCTCGCGCGCGACCCGGCGGTAGACGGGCAGCGCGCCGAACAGGGTGAGCAGCACGAGCACGATGGTCGCGAGCGGCGAGAGCAGGCCGGCGGCGACGGCCGCGATCGCCGGCTGATAGCCGAGGGTGGAGAAGTAGTCGACGCCGGTGAGGCACATCACCCGCCACCAGGAGTGGGTCTTCTCGACCGACTCGGCGTGCGGCCCGGGGTGCGACGCGGCCCGCGACGGCATGCCGCGCAACAACCAGGAACGGGTGGCGTCCCGGCGCGGGGTGGCGGACGGCGATACCTGCTGTGACACGACGGAACCCTGTTTCTCTGCGAAACTCCCACGGTAGGCGGTCGGCCGCCCACCGCGGGAGTCCGCGGCGTAAGGATTCCGTTAGGGTTTAGGCGCTCGTCGCGTCCTCGACCTCGCCCACGAGTTCCTCGATGATGTCCTCGAGGAACAGCACGCCGGTGGTGACGCCGTCGGCGTCCATCGACTTGGCGACGTGCGAACCGGCACGGCGCATCGACGCGAGGGCGTCCTCGAGGTCGGACGACGCGAGCACCGCCGTCAGCCGGCGCACGCGCTTGGCGGGCACGGGGCTCGTGAACGCGACGCTGTCGGTAAGGTCCATCACGTCCTTCAGGTGCAGGTAGCCGGTCGGCTCCGACTCCCCGTTCGTCAGGATGTACCGCGAGTAGCCGTGCATTGCCACCGCCTTCTGGATGTCGGCGGGCGTCGAGTGCGGCGGCAGCAGCACCATCTCGGCGATGGGCACCTGCACGTCGGCGACCTTCTTGGTGGTGAACTCGAACGCGTTCGTCAGGGCGCCGGACGCGTCGGCGAGCACCCCCTCGCGGGTCGACTGCTCGACGATGTCAGCCACCTCGTCGAGCGTGTACGTGCTCGTCGCCTCGTCCTTGGGCTGCACGCGGAACAGCAGCAGGATCATGTTCGCCAACCAGTTGAGGCTGCCGATCACGGGGCGGAAGACCTTCGAGACGAAGACCAGCGGCGGCGCGAGCAGCAGCGCCGCGCGGTCGGGCACCGAGAACGCGAGGTTCTTCGGCACCATCTCGCCGATGACCACGTGCAGGAACGTCACCAGAAGCAGGGCCACGACGAAGCCGATCACCCCGATCGCCTCGCCCGACAGGGCGGTGAGGCCGAGCGGGATCTCGATGAGGTGATGGATGGCGGGCTCTGACACGTTGAGGATCACGAGGGAGCACACGGTGATACCCAGCTGGCTCGTGGCCAGCATCAGGGTCGCGTGTTCCATCGCCCAGAGCGTGGTCTTCGCCGCCTTGCTGCCGGCCTCGGCGCGCGGCTCGATCTGCGAGCGGCGCGCGGAGATGACCGCGAACTCGGCTCCGACGAAGAAGGCGTTGACGATCAGCAGCACGACGAGCCAGATGATGCCGGGCAGGTACTCGCTCATTTCAGGTCCTTCTTCAGCTCGTCGACGATCCCGTCATGCGTCTCTTCGGCGGGCGTGAAGCTCAGCCTCAGCACCCGGGCGCCGTCCACGCGCTCCACCCGCATCGCGCCCGTCGGCAGCGCGACCTCGTCGCCCACCTCGGGGATCCGGTCGAGCTCGTCGGCGACGAAGCCCGCGATGGTCTCGTGTTCCGATTCGGGCACCACGATCCCCGCGCGCTCGAGCAGTTCGTCGGGGCGCCATCCCGCATCGAAAGTCACGGTCTTACCCGCTCGGATGAGACCGGGCTTGTGGCGGTCGTGTTCGTCTTCCAGCTCGCCGACGATTTCTTCGACGAGGTCTTCGAGGGTGGCGATGCCGGCGGTCCCGCCGTACTCGTCGGTGACGATGGCGATCTGGAAGCCGCTGCGGCGCAACAGACCGAGCAGGGTCTCCACCTCCATCGACTCGGGCACGCGGGCCGGTTCGATCATCATGTCGCTCGCGGTGACCGAGCGGCGCTGCGCCAGGTCGATCGCGAAGGACTGCTTGACGTGCACCACGCCGAGGATGTCGTCGGTGGATTCGCCCGTGACCGGGAACCGGGAATAGCCGGTCGAGTGCGAGAGCTGCAGGATCTCTTCCGCCGTGGCATCCGCCGTCACCCAGCTGACCTGCACGCGCGGCGTCATGACGTCGGCGGCCGAGTGCTCGGAGAACCGGAGGGTGCGGTCGAGCAGCGTGGCGTGGTCCTGATCGAGGAAGCCCTCCATCGCCGAGCGGCGCACGAGCGAACCGAGCTCTTCGGCCGAGCGGGCACCCGAGAGCTCCTCCTTCGGCTCGATGCCGAAGGAGCGGATGATGGCGTTCGCGGTGTTGTTGAAGGTGAGGATGATCGGCTTGAACACCGTGGTGAACAGCGTCATAAACGGCACCACGAACTTCGCGGTCGCGAGCGGCAGCGCGAGTGCGAAGTTCTTGGGCACGAGCTCGCCGATCACCATCGAGAACAGGGTGGCGAGCAGGATGCCGATCACTGTGCCGATTCCGGGCACGATCGCCGCGGGGATGCCGAGCGCGGTCAGCGGGGCCTCGAGCATCGAGCTGACGGCGGGCTCGAAGGTGTAGCCGGTGAGCAGCGTCGTGATCGTGATGCCGAGCTGAGCGCCCGAGAGGTGCGTCGACGTGATCTTCAGCGCCCTGATCGTGGGGCCGAGTCGCCTCTCGCCGCGCGCCTGGCGGTTCTCGAGGTCGTTGCGGTCGAGGTTCACCAGCGCGAACTCGGAGGCCACGAACATGCCGGTACCGACGGTCAGAACCAGACCGATACCGACCATGATCCACTCATTCATCTCTCGCCCCTTCCTGAGCTCGGGCCGCGCGGGTCACGGGGCGGGAGGGCTGAAGGGGCTGGGATCTGTGATGGGGAGGGTCGTCCATGTTTCTCACCATATCGAGCGAACCACGGCTTTGCCTGAGCGACCCCTGCAAACGACGACGGCCGCCATCCGGAATCGGATGACGGCCGTCGGGTGCGGGGTGTTAGCTCGCGACCTGCTCGCGACGCGGCAGGACCCAGCCCGGGCGCACGAAGTGGCACGTGTAGCCGTTGGGGTAGACCTGCAGGTAGTCCTGGTGCTCGTCCTCGGCCAGCCAGAAGTCGCCCAGAGGCTCGACCTCGGTCACGACCTTGCCGGGCCAGAGACCCGACGCGTCGACGTCGAGGATGGTGTCGCGGGCGACGGCCTCCTGCTCGGCGTCGGCGTAGTAGATCGCCGAGCGGTAGCTGCGGCCGCGGTCGTTGCCCTGACGGTCCTTCGTCGACGGGTCGTGGATCTGGAAGAAGAACTCCAGCAGCTCACGGAAGTTCGTCTTCTCGGGGTCGTAGGTGATCTCGATCGCCTCGGCGTGGTCGCCGTGGTTGCGGTACGTGGCGTTCGGGGTGTCTCCGCCGGTGTAGCCGACGCGGGTGGAGACGACGCCCTCGCGCTTACGCACGAGCTCCTCCATGCCCCAGAAACAGCCGCCTGCCAGTGTCGCGGTCTTGGTTGTTGCGCTCATCGTGTGGCCTCCTCGGCTGTAAACAGGTTACGGAAGTCTCCGTAACCCTCCTTCTCCAGATCGTCGACGGCGATGAAACGCAACGCTGCCGAGTTGATGCAATAGCGAAGCCCGCCGCTCTCGACCGGGCCGTCGTTGAACACGTGTCCGAGGTGGCTGTCGCCGTGCGCGGATCGAACCTCGGTGCGCACCATTCCGTACTCGCGGTCCTGCTTCATCACGACGTTAGCCGCATCGATGGGCACAGTGAAACTGGGCCAGCCCGATCGGCTGTCGTACTTGTCGGTGGAAGCGAATAGCGGCTCCCCCGACACGATGTCGACGTAGATGCCGGCGTCCTTGCTGTCCCAGAAACGGTTGCGGAAGGCGGGCTCCGTCGCCGCCTCCTGCGTCACGCGGTACTGCGTGGGGGTGAGGCTCGACAAGGCCTCGTCGGTCTTGCGGTACTCGGTTGGCATTCGGTCCCTCTCTGCTTCCGTCGCTGGCTGCGACGGCATTCGATGGGTACAACGCCGGGGTGCCGCGGTTAGTTCCCGGGATGCGCCGCACACACGGCTCGCTCTCAGGAACCGGGTCCCTTAGCCTGTCGAAGGGTCACGCGTCGGAACGGCGAGTGACGATCTCGGCGTACGACTCATCGTCGAGGAGTCCGCTGTCCGCTGCTTCGATGACGTCGAGGAACGAGCCGGGAGGCGATACCTGCAGGCCGTCATGGCTGTGCGGTGTACCCATGGGCGGGTACTCCCACCGCGCCAGCTCGTCGACGACCTGCTCCCGGGAGATCTGGCCGACGGCAAATCGCTGGGCCACTTCCCATGGCGTCGCGCCAGAAAAGCCAGACCGAGGTGCGGCGACGGGTTCCGCAAAAGCTTCCTCGATGGTGGTCGGCGGAACTCTCAACTCCGCCGCAATCTGCCCCGCGGACAAGCCGTTCGAGAGCGCACGTAGCGCCCGCACGTAGTCGATCCGAGCCAGGTCGAGGCGGTGCTTCAGTACTCGCAACACCACCAGATCATCATCCGGACCGACGGCCCCGTTCGTCTCCGTCACTGCGTGGCCCCCAGGCGTTCGGTCGACGATCTCGCCGTAGATTTCCGCGTCGATGAGATCCCGGTCCAGCGCGCGGAAGACTTCTTGGAACGAGCCGGGTGGCGACACGAGAAGCCCGTCGATGCCGTCGGTGAGCTCCGTGGGCGGGTACTCCCACCGCGCCAGCTCGTCGACGACCTGCTCCCGGGAGATCTGCCCGACTGCGAAGCGTTGCGCGACCTCCCACGGGGTGGCACCCGAAAACCCGGGTCGCGGGTCGGTGACGGGCTCGTCCAGTGCCGCTTCGACGGCGGACGGCGGGCCGCCAAGTTCGGCCGCGATCTCCTTCGCGGTCAGACGCGTCGCCAACGCCCGCAGCTCTCTCAGATAGTCGAGGCGGTCGAGCTCGAGCCGGTGCTTGAGCACGCGGGCTACGGCGACGTCAGCGTCGGCCATCAGCTCGACCGGTCCGCCGCGGCGTTCAGGATCTCGTCGTAGGTGGCCCCGTCGATCAGCCCGTGGCCGGCGGCATCCGTCACCTCGTCGAACGAACCGGGGACCGACACCACCAGCGCGTCGAAGTCGTCGTGCGTGCCCTGCTCGAGCGGGTAGTCCCAGCGCGCGAGCTCGTCGACGAGCTGTTCCCGCGGGATCTGCCCGTCGGCAAAGCGCTGCGCGATCTCGTAGGGCGACGCCCCCGAGAAACCGGCAACCGGCTCGGCGATGTCCGCCGCTTCGGCGAGCGCGGCGCTCACGTGCGAGGGCGACGAACCCGTGCGGTCGGAGATCTCGACCGCCGTCAGCGTCTCGGCGAGTCGGCGCAGCAGCCGCAGGTAGTCGAGCCGCGCGAGATCGAGGTGCAGGCGCAGCGCGCGGGCCCTGCCCAGGTCGGAATCGATGTCAGT
Encoded here:
- the msrA gene encoding peptide-methionine (S)-S-oxide reductase MsrA gives rise to the protein MSATTKTATLAGGCFWGMEELVRKREGVVSTRVGYTGGDTPNATYRNHGDHAEAIEITYDPEKTNFRELLEFFFQIHDPSTKDRQGNDRGRSYRSAIYYADAEQEAVARDTILDVDASGLWPGKVVTEVEPLGDFWLAEDEHQDYLQVYPNGYTCHFVRPGWVLPRREQVAS
- the msrB gene encoding peptide-methionine (R)-S-oxide reductase MsrB; this translates as MPTEYRKTDEALSSLTPTQYRVTQEAATEPAFRNRFWDSKDAGIYVDIVSGEPLFASTDKYDSRSGWPSFTVPIDAANVVMKQDREYGMVRTEVRSAHGDSHLGHVFNDGPVESGGLRYCINSAALRFIAVDDLEKEGYGDFRNLFTAEEATR
- a CDS encoding GAF and ANTAR domain-containing protein, whose product is MNGSFPAAMDALSRQTDDSSSFSFPFVDVFPVTGAAVSTLGRLLGSETLSASDPQAARLDELQFDLGEGPCWDAMTTARPVLTPDVRTQSPRRWPAFARAIDADELGAIFAFPLVIGPLRIGAVDLYSKRPTELTPIQSRQASEMADAVSRQVLRQALMRIGSDGSEDKAVNAFSRRVIHQATGMVLSQLDVPIDDARLVIEGHAFASNRSMMDVATDIVNGELNFSVRSTGIEASE
- a CDS encoding alpha/beta hydrolase fold domain-containing protein yields the protein MLTLPRGLVPIFLRVAGANRTFVSAAGAHRKVRERELRPSTYGPPSRLRPDVRVDVVLGHDWPVYTVSPRRGTPTGSVVYVHGGGWVNQIVLQHWQLAAQIAAESNTTVILPIYPLVPFGTATDAAAGVSTIVRESIERYGSASIAGDSAGGQIALSVAQVLRDEHGVVLPRTVLISPALDLTWSNPRIPAVQPTDPWLGVPGGRVLAEKWRGDLDLLDPLVSPLAGDLAGLGPITLFSGTRDVLNPDAHLLVERARVAGVELDFQEGVGDVHVYPLLPIRSGRDARAVIVAALGRAAVPR
- a CDS encoding GAF and ANTAR domain-containing protein → MSTETREGQLLQTFAKLADTLVVGYDVVDLLQLLVETCRDLLGATAAGILLANSDGELELIASTSESSRLVEMMQLAAEAGPCVTSYEIGELVVVSDIGAVPPEWSRFRDSALQQGFAAVYAVPLRLRETTIGTLNLFQSEFGQMSDQDLIAAQAFADVATIGILHERSLRESGAVQAQLQNALNSRILIEQAKGVVAHSRSVSVDDAFALIRAHARANQLGIAEVAAEIVGRRMTL
- a CDS encoding DUF2079 domain-containing protein, with the translated sequence MPTLTDIRQRVRLERGAEALRAQPPAAWVVAAVTTALYSVLSYSQWITLKSPSWDLGIFTELAKAYSRFEAPIVPIKGDGFNLLGDHFHPLLVLLGPVFAVFPSAFTLLIVQNVLIGVSAFVVTRAATRALGRGPGALIGTSYALSWGLQAAVDVQFHEIAFALPLLALSLEAILEQRWRAAALWAAPLVFVKEDLGLTVAFIGGYLVWKAGAKLGFALVGWGVGWLILALVVILPLLNTGGHYAYGLSTTEEFKPLGQAILDFVLPSKRYETVGLLLLACAGLALRSPLVLIMVPTLAWRFVSTNEGYWGPGWHYSAVLMPVLYLALVDAVRSGRVSRLPWMRSYAQAVPAVVVTVAIMLLPSQALGALVKPETFTPPARAEQAYEAMDVIPDGATVEADIALMHYLVPDTTVFWLGNPGNPGAEYIIMDRTNGTWGGNAPADAAVYAEQLHPGTNYTLVYSDSDYQVAERQ
- a CDS encoding amino acid transporter produces the protein MPSRAASHPGPHAESVEKTHSWWRVMCLTGVDYFSTLGYQPAIAAVAAGLLSPLATIVLVLLTLFGALPVYRRVARESFRGEGSISMLERLLPWWGGKLFVLVLLGFAATDFMITITLSAADATAHAVENPFAPAWFEGNEVLITLVFVGLLAAVFLRGFKEAISIAVVLVAVFLLLNAVVIVVSFFHIGADFTVVDDWWGALTAQHSNPVLMVGIALLVFPKLALGLSGFETGVAVMPQIRGGARDTEANPEGRIRGAQRLLTTAALIMSAFLITSSIVTTFLIPQEEFQAGGEANGRALAYLAHAYLGDGFGTLYDVSTICILWFAGASAMAGLLNLVPRYLPRYGMAPQWARAVRPLVLVFTVIAFAITIAFQADVDAQGGAYATGVLVLITSASVAVTLSALHKQQRKRTVGFAVIALVFVYTTIVNVVERPDGVRIAALFILGILVVSLVSRVQRSFQLRATSVELDEVAEQFVTADSDQHGSVHVIAHEPDEGSEDEYRRKLHDERRDSGIPARAPVVFLEVHPGDSSNFEEDLVVRGVIRHGYRVLQVNSGNVPNTTAAVLLAIRDLTGVVPGIYFEWTEGNPLSNMFRFLITGTGEVAPVTREVLRRAETDRARRPDVHVS
- a CDS encoding hemolysin family protein, producing MNEWIMVGIGLVLTVGTGMFVASEFALVNLDRNDLENRQARGERRLGPTIRALKITSTHLSGAQLGITITTLLTGYTFEPAVSSMLEAPLTALGIPAAIVPGIGTVIGILLATLFSMVIGELVPKNFALALPLATAKFVVPFMTLFTTVFKPIILTFNNTANAIIRSFGIEPKEELSGARSAEELGSLVRRSAMEGFLDQDHATLLDRTLRFSEHSAADVMTPRVQVSWVTADATAEEILQLSHSTGYSRFPVTGESTDDILGVVHVKQSFAIDLAQRRSVTASDMMIEPARVPESMEVETLLGLLRRSGFQIAIVTDEYGGTAGIATLEDLVEEIVGELEDEHDRHKPGLIRAGKTVTFDAGWRPDELLERAGIVVPESEHETIAGFVADELDRIPEVGDEVALPTGAMRVERVDGARVLRLSFTPAEETHDGIVDELKKDLK
- a CDS encoding hemolysin family protein gives rise to the protein MSEYLPGIIWLVVLLIVNAFFVGAEFAVISARRSQIEPRAEAGSKAAKTTLWAMEHATLMLATSQLGITVCSLVILNVSEPAIHHLIEIPLGLTALSGEAIGVIGFVVALLLVTFLHVVIGEMVPKNLAFSVPDRAALLLAPPLVFVSKVFRPVIGSLNWLANMILLLFRVQPKDEATSTYTLDEVADIVEQSTREGVLADASGALTNAFEFTTKKVADVQVPIAEMVLLPPHSTPADIQKAVAMHGYSRYILTNGESEPTGYLHLKDVMDLTDSVAFTSPVPAKRVRRLTAVLASSDLEDALASMRRAGSHVAKSMDADGVTTGVLFLEDIIEELVGEVEDATSA
- a CDS encoding gamma carbonic anhydrase family protein; the encoded protein is MLTEHRGISPAVDPDAYVAPTAVLVGDVRVAAGARILHGAVLTAEDGRVVVGRNTVVMENALVRGRASHPAIIGDSVMVGPHAHVNGSIVGDEAFVATGASLFPGSSIGGGAEVRINAVVQVNTVVAAGTVVPIGWVAVGDPAQLFSPDRHDDIWAVQRTLDFPGTVYGVGRDASMRDIMRGQSEFYGEHADDRPV